GCCGCAGCCGATATCGAGGACCCGCGAGCCTGGCGGGATCATCTCTGCGATCAGTTCGAGGTCGACGCGCATGTTCTTGCCGACGAACCGCACCGGCGCTTGCTGGCTCATTGCAGGCCCGCCGCTTCGGCCGCGCCGGAGATGAAGCCGGCGACGGTACGATGGAAGTCGGGTTCGTCGAGCAGGAAAGCATCGTGCCCCTTGTCACTGACGATCTCGACGAAGCTGACATTCGCCGCGACCTGATTCAGTGCGCGCGCCATAGCCCGGCTTTCCGCTGTCGGGAACAGCCAGTCGGAACTGAAGGATACCAGAAGGAAGCGTGCCTTCGTGCCGCGAAAGGCGGCCGACAGCGACCCGCCATGATCGGCGGCGAGATCGAAATAGTCCATTGCCCGCGTGATCACGAGATACGAGTTGGCATCGAATCGCCGCACGAAGCTCGATCCCTGATGTTCGAGATAGCTTTCGACCGCGAAGCGTTCACCGAATACGGGCGCGGCGAGGGCGTTCTGGCGCTGTAGCCGGCGGCCGAATTTCCTGGCCAGGGCCGCTTCCGAGAGGTAGGTGATATGTGCTGTCATGCGCGCGACGGCGAGGCCGCGGGCGGGAATCACGCCATGTGTCCGGTAGTGGCCACCATGAAAATCAGGGTCGGTATAGATCGCTTGCCGGCCGACCTCATGGAAAGCAATGTTCTGCGCGGAATGATAAGGCGCGGTCGCGATCGGCACGGCGGCAAACACGCGGTCCGGAAACAGCGAAGCCCAGGCGAGCACCTGCATGCCCCCCATCGATCCGCCGACAACCGCGAAAAGGCGTTCGATTCCAAGC
This genomic interval from Acidiphilium multivorum AIU301 contains the following:
- the metX gene encoding homoserine O-acetyltransferase MetX, which produces MDQSPFPDIAHQTASFSDGLVLDCGTTLQRLEVAYRTYGSLNAEKSNAILICHALTGDQYVAEPHPLTGKPGWWNALVGAGKPVDTDRFFVICANVLGGCMGSTGPRSRRDHGADEPWSIDFPAITVQDMVRAQKKLVDWLGIERLFAVVGGSMGGMQVLAWASLFPDRVFAAVPIATAPYHSAQNIAFHEVGRQAIYTDPDFHGGHYRTHGVIPARGLAVARMTAHITYLSEAALARKFGRRLQRQNALAAPVFGERFAVESYLEHQGSSFVRRFDANSYLVITRAMDYFDLAADHGGSLSAAFRGTKARFLLVSFSSDWLFPTAESRAMARALNQVAANVSFVEIVSDKGHDAFLLDEPDFHRTVAGFISGAAEAAGLQ